One region of Streptomyces sp. CG4 genomic DNA includes:
- a CDS encoding alpha/beta hydrolase: MKVPPSTPQPLVINSTNGPRKGFVGARTVSQRLGAKLVAFKGRTHVAPQGGVECAQRAAARYLVTGGHVAHLRVLVDVLPAVRSTVTTRLRRRRSPRDRATG, translated from the coding sequence ATCAAGGTCCCGCCGTCCACGCCGCAACCACTGGTCATTAACAGCACGAACGGTCCTCGGAAGGGGTTCGTGGGTGCCCGGACGGTATCCCAGCGCCTCGGCGCGAAGCTGGTGGCCTTCAAGGGACGCACCCATGTCGCGCCCCAGGGCGGAGTGGAATGCGCGCAGCGGGCGGCGGCTCGCTACCTGGTGACCGGAGGGCACGTGGCGCATCTCCGGGTGCTCGTAGATGTACTGCCGGCCGTCCGGAGCACCGTCACCACGCGTCTGCGACGGCGTCGATCGCCGCGGGACCGAGCCACGGGTTGA
- a CDS encoding DUF3761 domain-containing protein — MAVALAGVLFSAPAAAAATLPSTNSAHRCINHTTGVCGWTHHQKPKDKYETAKCYDASLSYSRHSQGTCSHHHGVRYWFK; from the coding sequence ATGGCTGTCGCTCTTGCCGGCGTCCTGTTCAGTGCACCGGCCGCGGCCGCGGCGACCCTGCCGTCCACCAACAGCGCCCATCGCTGCATCAACCACACCACCGGTGTGTGCGGCTGGACGCATCACCAAAAGCCGAAGGACAAGTACGAGACTGCGAAGTGCTACGACGCTTCCCTGTCGTACTCGCGGCACTCGCAGGGCACCTGCTCCCACCACCACGGCGTCCGCTACTGGTTCAAGTAG